In Porites lutea chromosome 7, jaPorLute2.1, whole genome shotgun sequence, a single window of DNA contains:
- the LOC140944644 gene encoding uncharacterized protein — protein sequence MTRFQELLLNVSLFLSMVTLIKARNTVYKCQDSSPKASCRQECYGDCKVSCGQADPQFKSCEQKCLDHRPCDLKCVTKETCHQDCESLQTCGSVFCKTANCTQSCDEGMCNMSCRATSRCKQRCNAGSCHLKCAKTSERCEQSCWEGSCPTFCSAKRSCVQNCDDGECPMTCTTDDCIQSCTGGKCRMKCRTKNSCEQRCSSLRRICPLVECHSKEKSCTQQDGAEKMLIRAKEQGNQHCKGGGCHQNCTSEFRCYQNCKGRCPQHCTTGERCEQWCSIDGKCHQSCTSNSCVQRCDKGGNCNMTCKARDRCVQQCSKGGCHGVCDSRSCLQLCDAGNCTMECNGIQCQQNCTGGGCNLTCPDGVLCKLHCGAHQNCTITRKVKPRKFDHVTATVHHRHQTNMESISTKQRPTMAAALIPVGLSLWLSRPSFFCPLSLINANQ from the exons ATGACACGGTTTCAAGAGTTGCTGCTAAATGTATCATTATTTCTTAGTATGGTGACGTTAATAAAGGCAAGAAATACGGTCTATAAATGTCAAGATTCATCACCGAAGGCTTCTTGTAGACAAGAGTGCTATGGAGACTGCAAAGTGTCGTGCGGACAAGCTGATCCTCAATTTAAGTCATGTGAACAAAAATGCCTAGATCATAGGCCGTGCGATTTGAAATGCGTTACCAAGGAGACCTGTCACCAGGACTGTGAATCGCTGCAAACTTGTGGATcagtattttgcaaaacagccaACTGCACTCAAAGCTGTGATGAAGGAATGTGCAACATGAGTTGTAGAGCGACTTCTCGCTGTAAACAGCGGTGTAATGCAGGATCGTGTCACCTTAAATGTGCCAAAACTAGTGAGAGATGTGAACAG TCATGCTGGGAAGGCAGCTGCCCAACATTCTGCAGTGCTAAGCGTTCATGTGTTCAGAACTGTGACGATGGCGAATGTCCAATGACATGTACCACAGACGATTGCATTCAGTCCTGTACAGGCGGAAAGTGCAGAATGAAATGCAGAACCAAGAACAGTTGTGAGCAGCGGTGTTCATCGCTCCGCAGAATCTGTCCATTGGTTGAATGTCATAGTAAAGAAAAATCATGCACACAG CAGGACGGGGCCGAGAAGATGTTAATCCGCGCTAAAGAACAGGGCAACCAGCACTGCAAGGGTGGAGGCTGCCATCAAAACTGTACATCAGAATTTAGATGTTATCAAAACTGCAAGGGGCGATGCCCTCAACATTGCACAACAGGTGAGAGATGTGAGCAGTGGTGCTCCATCGACGGAAAATGTCATCAGTCCTGTACCTCCAATTCCTGCGTACAACGCTGTGACAAGGGTGGAAACTGTAACATGACCTGCAAAGCCAGGGATCGTTGCGTACAG CAATGCTCTAAAGGAGGCTGTCATGGAGTTTGTGACTCTCGTTCGTGTCTGCAGCTCTGTGATGCCGGTAATTGCACCATGGAATGCAATGGAATACAATGCCAGCAGAACTGCACGGGTGGAGGCTGTAACCTTACATGTCCTGATGGAGTATTGTGCAAACTACACTGTGGAGCTCATCAAAACTGTACTATCACAAGAAAAGTGAAGCCAAGAAAATTTGACCACGTGACTGCAACAGTACATCACCGACATCAGACGAACATGGAATCCATCTCAACAAAACAACGACCAACAATGGCTGCAGCTTTGATCCCTGTAGGACTCTCTTTATGGTTGTCACGACCGTCATTTTTTTGTCCTCTTAGCTTGATTAATGCAAATCAGTAA